ATGATTATCCGCGTTTTAAATATCGTGGTTTACACCTTGATGTCGCTCGTCATTTTTTTCCTGTTTCTTTTGTTAAAAAATACATCGACCTCATGTCTCAGTATAAATTAAATAATTTTCATTGGCATTTAACAGAGGACCAGGGTTGGAGAATTGAGATTAAAAAATATCCTAAGTTGGTTAGCGTAGGTAGTACAAGAAATGGAACTATTGCAGGTAATTATCCAGGTACAGGTGGTAATGACAATGAAGTGCATAAAGGTTATTATACCCAAGAAGAAGTTAAGGAAGTGGTGGCTTATGCCGCTTCTAAATACATTAACGTGGTGCCAGAAATAGAAATGCCTGGTCACGCTGGTGCGGCAATTGCGGCCTATCCAGAATTAAGTTGTTTCCCTGATAGAGATACATTTATTAGTGATAAAACTCCTTGGAATGGCGATAGGAAAGGAAAACAAGTTCAACAAACTTGGGGTGTTTTTGACGATGTTTTTGTGCCGACTGAAAATACCTTCAAGTTTTTAGAAAATGTGTTGGATGAGGTTATTGCCTTGTTTCCATCAAAATACATCCACATTGGTGGAGATGAATGCCCTAAAGAATATTGGAAACAATCGCCATTCTGTCAGCAATTTATTAAAGACAATAACCTGAAAGACGAACACGGTTTGCAAAGTTATTTTATCCAAAGAATGGAGAAATACATTAATTCAAAAGGGAGGTCTATTATTGGTTGGGATGAAATTTTAGAAGGAGGTTTAGCGCCAAATGCAACCGTAATGTCTTGGAGAGGAGAAGCAGGTGGTATTGAGGCTGCTAAACAAAATCACGATGTAATCATGACGCCTGGTTCTGCAGGTTTATATTTTGATCATAAACAATCTACTTCAACTGATGAGCCTTTAACCATCGGTGGTTTGTCTAATTTTACTAAGGTTTATGGTTATGATCCAGTTCCGAAAGAATTAAATTCAGATCAACGTAAATATGTAATTGGGGTGCAAGCTAATATTTGGACAGAATATATGGAAACACCTGCTAAGGTAGAATACATGCTTTTGCCTAGGTTGTTTTCTTTGTCCGAAATAGCATGGAGCCCTGTAGAAAGAAAAGATATCAAAAACTTCACGGAAGAACGTTTGCCATTACATTTAGCGAAGCTGGATAAAACCAATACCAATTATTGGGTGCCAACGCCAATTGGTCAGACAGAAAAGGTAATCAACGGAGAAAATATAACAGTTGAACTAAAATCTCCAATTCCTGGTGCTAAGATCTTTTACACGTTAGACAATTATCGTCCATCAGAAAATGCAACTGAATATAAAAACGCCATAAAAGTGATGGTGCTACAAGGACAAAAGAAAGTGCTTAAAACCATTGTGATCATGCCAAGTGGAAGAAGGAGTGTGGTTACAGAAACAATTTTAAATAATGGAGCTGCCGATGTTAAAACGAAATAATTTTCGTGGATATGATAATTCAAAAGATAAATTCGTAACAAAAACTAAACATTTAGAAATGAATAGAAATTAAGTTTAACTTAACGATTGCAAATTCTTAATGTTTAAAAAATAAAATCATCATAAAATGAAATTAATTAAAGCTATTAAATTAGGATGTTGTGCCTTAGCCAGTGTTTTATGCATAGCTGCTTGTACAAGTGACGACAAGGCATTGGCTCCTGCACCAGCAACCAAAGGCGATACTAAAGAGCCAAATCCATTTCCGTTTTATAAAAACATAGAAATTAAGCCTGGTTTTAATTTTGAAGTGCTAAGTTGGGGAAAAGGAGTGGATAGCTTAGGTGGTTATTTATTGTTGATGTCTGATTCTGTAAAAAACAACTACAAATCGATCTCTGTTGAGCGAAAAGGCATTATTGCTGATGCTTGGAACATGGATTTAGACAATGACGGAAATCCAGAGTTATATGTTCAATATGTGGTAAGGAAAAACGTAAACGACTTAAATGTTTTTGAATACAGCAACGGAAGTTTTGATAAAATTAGTTTTCCAGGTTTAAAGGATAACCTTAAAAAAGGTTATGAAGGGAATGATAAATTTTTCGTTAAAAATGGCGATCTGTTTCGTTCGGTTCCAGTGGTTAATGTAGATAGTGGTAAAACAACAACATTAATTAAAACCATTAAATATAGATTAAGCGGAAATAGTTTTTCTACAAGTGATGTTAAACCAGGAGAATAAACACCGTTTATATTCTAATTTGTAAAATATTTGCATTATTTCTATCGTTTATAATTTGATGGCGATTATATAGTTACCTTTGACGTTCTTATCGTATTGGGCTTACTCTTTGTGCTGACCATTTCCTTAGGTTAATTACAGGCATTTAGCCATTTAAAATTATATAATGAAAACTAACAACATCGCCTTTATGGCAACCGAATATCTTTTCCATTTAAGCAATGCAAATGATGAAAATGGAATTATGCCGTCAGAAAATTGGAAATTAGAAAAGGTTTCACTTGAGCAGAAATTAGCTATTGAACATGATTATTACCCAACCGTAAGTGTAGAAGTAGACAAAAAAAGTATGGATGATTTTGCAGATGCAGTTTTAAGTCGCATTAATACTAAATATCCAAAAATTCATATCAAAGAACAAGTAATAGAATCTCAATTGGGAGCAGATCATTTTATAGCTTATAGTCCTAGCAGAGTGAGAAGATAGATTACTGCTATAAAAACTTAATAGATGCCCTTTGTTTTGATTATAAACAAGGGGTGTTTTGTTTATGGCTCATTTTTTTGTCGGATTTTCGCTTATTTAGTGCCTTTGTGCTTTTTTAAGGCTGAATTTCAGTTCAATTTTGAATTAAAATAGGCGTTTTTGTAATATTGACTGAACTCATGGTTGATTTGTTGGTTGTTTGTTGATAAATTATTTATTCCTAATGGTTTTAAAATTAAAATATATCCTATATTTATTTTAAATTTAATTAGTAAATTGTTTTACTGTTAAAGGAAGAGTTAAAACTAACCGTATTTATAACCTTGAATTTAGCACCTTACTTAGAAAGTGGAATGTTAGCGCTTTATGTTTTAGATTCTTTGCCTAATGACGAGAAACTTAACATAGAAAGAGCAGTAAAAAATCATCCTGAACTACTTCAAAAGATTTCAGAAATTGAAATGACTTTTGAAAGCTATTCAGATTTAGATGCTGACAGTCCAAGACCAGCATTAAGGGGTAGGATAATAGATAACATCGTGAACTTACAGAAAGAGCAAGTGATGAATGTTAATGATTTACCTATAATTACGGCCTATTCGAGCTATAAAAACTGGT
The sequence above is drawn from the Pedobacter frigiditerrae genome and encodes:
- a CDS encoding beta-N-acetylhexosaminidase, producing MKRSLLFFLASLLAFQTFAQTDANLGIIPVPVSIKKNSGTFALDKTVVLVSKEAANAKTADLLNAFIVTKGGFALREAKTLTAGQKAIVLTSAGAVQLPKEGYTITITANQIKVVGTEVGLFYAVQSLMQLMPEKKQDKINIQAVEINDYPRFKYRGLHLDVARHFFPVSFVKKYIDLMSQYKLNNFHWHLTEDQGWRIEIKKYPKLVSVGSTRNGTIAGNYPGTGGNDNEVHKGYYTQEEVKEVVAYAASKYINVVPEIEMPGHAGAAIAAYPELSCFPDRDTFISDKTPWNGDRKGKQVQQTWGVFDDVFVPTENTFKFLENVLDEVIALFPSKYIHIGGDECPKEYWKQSPFCQQFIKDNNLKDEHGLQSYFIQRMEKYINSKGRSIIGWDEILEGGLAPNATVMSWRGEAGGIEAAKQNHDVIMTPGSAGLYFDHKQSTSTDEPLTIGGLSNFTKVYGYDPVPKELNSDQRKYVIGVQANIWTEYMETPAKVEYMLLPRLFSLSEIAWSPVERKDIKNFTEERLPLHLAKLDKTNTNYWVPTPIGQTEKVINGENITVELKSPIPGAKIFYTLDNYRPSENATEYKNAIKVMVLQGQKKVLKTIVIMPSGRRSVVTETILNNGAADVKTK